Proteins encoded by one window of Manduca sexta isolate Smith_Timp_Sample1 chromosome 12, JHU_Msex_v1.0, whole genome shotgun sequence:
- the LOC115448764 gene encoding fatty acyl-CoA reductase 1-like isoform X2, which yields MTQEFQNGSYQSVSDFYSGRSVFITGATGFLGKAYVEKLAYECREIDKIYILIRHKKAVNLEQRIQNYLDQPEERPEVIQKIIPILGDITAPKLGLKAEDEQTLIDKVSVVIHSAAVVKFNQALKDAINANVEGTRKVLSLAKLMKNVCTFVYISTAYSNCQEYVVEEVLYPPPADLEEAKKFAMKHYILGDDDKELIKNHPNTYTFSKALAEQVVAENRGDLPTIIIRPSIVSASEREPVKGWVDNLTAATGVITSLVKGWIHVIEASGDVVLDIIPLDYVVNLTIVAASRSSLVPGLRVYHSCSSTTNPITLKNIYTHIKEFTSQNNNNASHHVSMFFIKNKALVSGLTCLMQISPAFMADMWLRCKGKQPKYLKLQSKVLQGRNMLEFFSTRSWQIHSEGACSLYSSLSPEDRKAFRCDTTHIEWREYIFHYLVGIERYLARKS from the exons ATGACACAAGAATTTCAAAATGGAAGCTATCAATCCGTATCAGATTTCTACTCCGGAAGATCTGTATTTATCACCGGAGCAACTGGATTCCTCGGTAAA GCTTATGTAGAAAAACTTGCCTATGAATGTAGAGAAATCGataaaatctacattttaaTAAGGCACAAGAAAGCTGTTAACCTTGAACAgagaattcaaaattatttagatcAACCG GAAGAAAGGCCAGAGGTGATACAGAAAATAATTCCAATACTAGGAGACATAACGGCACCCAAATTAGGACTCAAAGCTGAAGATGAACAGACATTGATTGATAAG GTGTCAGTAGTAATTCATTCGGCGGCGGTTGTCAAATTCAATCAAGCTCTAAAAGACGCCATTAATGCGAACGTAGAGGGCACGAGGAAAGTGTTAAGCCTAGCAAAACTTATGAAAAATGTATGC ACCTTCGTGTACATCTCAACAGCGTACTCCAACTGCCAAGAGTATGTGGTGGAAGAGGTCCTGTACCCTCCGCCCGCTGATTTGGAAGAGGCCAAGAAGTTTGCCATGAAGCACTATATCTTAGGAGACGATGACAAAGAACTTATAA AAAACCACCCGAATACTTACACATTTTCAAAAGCCCTGGCAGAGCAAGTTGTAGCGGAGAACCGAGGGGATTTACCAACTATAATCATCAGGCCGTCCATCG TATCAGCATCAGAAAGAGAGCCAGTGAAAGGATGGGTAGATAACTTGACCGCAGCGACTGGTGTCATCACATCTCTAGTCAAGGGCTGGATCCACGTCATAGAGGCGAGCGGCGACGTGGTGTTAGACATCATACCCCTGGACTACGTGGTCAACCTCACCATCGTGGCGGCTAGCAGAAGCTCGCT GGTACCAGGACTGCGCGTGTACCACAGCTGCAGCAGCACCACCAACCCCATCACCTTGAAGAATATCTATACTCATATCAAGGAATTCACCTCCCAAAACAATAACA ATGCCAGCCATCATGTATCGATGTTCTTCATCAAAAACAAAGCGTTGGTATCCGGGCTGACGTGCCTCATGCAAATTTCACCAGCCTTCATGGCCGATATGTGGCTCAGATGCAAGGGGAAGCAACCCAA ATACCTCAAACTACAATCGAAAGTATTACAAGGGCGCAACATGTTGGAATTCTTCTCGACCCGCTCCTGGCAGATACACAGTGAAGGCGCGTGTTCCCTCTATTCTTCTCTAAGCCCTGAGGACCGGAAGGCGTTCCGCTGTGACACAACACACATTGAGTGGCGGGAGTACATTTTCCATTATTTAGTAGGCATAGAGCGGTATTTGGCGAGGAAATCGTAG
- the LOC115448764 gene encoding fatty acyl-CoA reductase 1-like isoform X1 yields MTQEFQNGSYQSVSDFYSGRSVFITGATGFLGKAYVEKLAYECREIDKIYILIRHKKAVNLEQRIQNYLDQPFFTRLKEERPEVIQKIIPILGDITAPKLGLKAEDEQTLIDKVSVVIHSAAVVKFNQALKDAINANVEGTRKVLSLAKLMKNVCTFVYISTAYSNCQEYVVEEVLYPPPADLEEAKKFAMKHYILGDDDKELIKNHPNTYTFSKALAEQVVAENRGDLPTIIIRPSIVSASEREPVKGWVDNLTAATGVITSLVKGWIHVIEASGDVVLDIIPLDYVVNLTIVAASRSSLVPGLRVYHSCSSTTNPITLKNIYTHIKEFTSQNNNNASHHVSMFFIKNKALVSGLTCLMQISPAFMADMWLRCKGKQPKYLKLQSKVLQGRNMLEFFSTRSWQIHSEGACSLYSSLSPEDRKAFRCDTTHIEWREYIFHYLVGIERYLARKS; encoded by the exons ATGACACAAGAATTTCAAAATGGAAGCTATCAATCCGTATCAGATTTCTACTCCGGAAGATCTGTATTTATCACCGGAGCAACTGGATTCCTCGGTAAA GCTTATGTAGAAAAACTTGCCTATGAATGTAGAGAAATCGataaaatctacattttaaTAAGGCACAAGAAAGCTGTTAACCTTGAACAgagaattcaaaattatttagatcAACCG TTTTTCACGAGATTAAAGGAAGAAAGGCCAGAGGTGATACAGAAAATAATTCCAATACTAGGAGACATAACGGCACCCAAATTAGGACTCAAAGCTGAAGATGAACAGACATTGATTGATAAG GTGTCAGTAGTAATTCATTCGGCGGCGGTTGTCAAATTCAATCAAGCTCTAAAAGACGCCATTAATGCGAACGTAGAGGGCACGAGGAAAGTGTTAAGCCTAGCAAAACTTATGAAAAATGTATGC ACCTTCGTGTACATCTCAACAGCGTACTCCAACTGCCAAGAGTATGTGGTGGAAGAGGTCCTGTACCCTCCGCCCGCTGATTTGGAAGAGGCCAAGAAGTTTGCCATGAAGCACTATATCTTAGGAGACGATGACAAAGAACTTATAA AAAACCACCCGAATACTTACACATTTTCAAAAGCCCTGGCAGAGCAAGTTGTAGCGGAGAACCGAGGGGATTTACCAACTATAATCATCAGGCCGTCCATCG TATCAGCATCAGAAAGAGAGCCAGTGAAAGGATGGGTAGATAACTTGACCGCAGCGACTGGTGTCATCACATCTCTAGTCAAGGGCTGGATCCACGTCATAGAGGCGAGCGGCGACGTGGTGTTAGACATCATACCCCTGGACTACGTGGTCAACCTCACCATCGTGGCGGCTAGCAGAAGCTCGCT GGTACCAGGACTGCGCGTGTACCACAGCTGCAGCAGCACCACCAACCCCATCACCTTGAAGAATATCTATACTCATATCAAGGAATTCACCTCCCAAAACAATAACA ATGCCAGCCATCATGTATCGATGTTCTTCATCAAAAACAAAGCGTTGGTATCCGGGCTGACGTGCCTCATGCAAATTTCACCAGCCTTCATGGCCGATATGTGGCTCAGATGCAAGGGGAAGCAACCCAA ATACCTCAAACTACAATCGAAAGTATTACAAGGGCGCAACATGTTGGAATTCTTCTCGACCCGCTCCTGGCAGATACACAGTGAAGGCGCGTGTTCCCTCTATTCTTCTCTAAGCCCTGAGGACCGGAAGGCGTTCCGCTGTGACACAACACACATTGAGTGGCGGGAGTACATTTTCCATTATTTAGTAGGCATAGAGCGGTATTTGGCGAGGAAATCGTAG